The following proteins are co-located in the Billgrantia tianxiuensis genome:
- a CDS encoding ATP-binding cassette domain-containing protein: MTLLRLESLQLAYGTHVLLDGAELVLEKGERLALVGRNGTGKSTLLKLVAGDILPDDGSIWRAPGLKIGVLEQDLPSASGETIFDVVAQGLPQAGALLAEYHHLVQAAEPDMKRMATLQSRLEAIDGWSFHQRIDVVLTRLGLPADDPMSSLSGGWRRRVALARALVAEPDLLLLDEPTNHLDLDTIAWLEEQLLDFNGAVLFITHDRAFLSKLATTILELDRGRLGRYPGDYAKYQQQKTHELEVEARENAEFDKKLAQEEAWIRQGIKARRTRNEGRVRALEQLRRERSQRREVQGRASFGIDSGERSGKRVVELVGVTHRFGNETIVRDLSLEIQRGDRIGLIGRNGAGKTTLLKILLGELEPSEGTVRLGTNIKVAYFDQLRAGLEPEKSVYDNVAQGSDRISVGGKDKHVISYLQDFLFTPERARQPVKALSGGESNRLLLARLFTQPANVLVLDEPTNDLDVETLELLEELLLDFDGTLLLVSHDRAFMDNVVTGVLAFEGDGVVREYVGGYSDWVRQGGKLPPAPWEGAARQQVEPTAKPMEKAPVSAAASAPAAKKPAKLSYKLQRELDALPAEIERLEAEVAEFEARVGDPAFYQQDAGVVSEVLQAMSDKQAELDAAMERWMELEALAAGE, encoded by the coding sequence GTGACCCTGCTACGTCTGGAAAGCTTGCAATTGGCCTACGGCACTCATGTGCTGCTCGACGGCGCCGAGCTGGTGCTGGAGAAGGGGGAGCGCCTGGCGCTGGTAGGGCGCAACGGTACCGGTAAGTCGACCCTGCTCAAGCTAGTGGCGGGTGACATCCTGCCCGATGACGGCAGCATCTGGCGCGCGCCGGGACTGAAGATCGGTGTGCTGGAGCAGGACCTGCCGTCCGCCTCGGGCGAGACCATTTTCGACGTGGTGGCCCAGGGTCTGCCCCAGGCCGGCGCGCTGCTGGCCGAGTACCACCACTTGGTGCAGGCCGCCGAGCCCGACATGAAGCGCATGGCGACCCTGCAGAGCCGGCTCGAAGCCATCGACGGTTGGTCGTTCCACCAGCGCATCGATGTGGTGCTGACCCGCTTGGGGTTGCCGGCCGACGATCCCATGAGTTCGCTTTCCGGCGGCTGGCGCCGGCGCGTGGCGCTGGCTCGGGCGCTGGTGGCCGAGCCCGACCTGCTGCTGCTCGACGAGCCCACCAACCACCTGGATCTCGACACCATCGCCTGGCTGGAGGAGCAGCTGCTCGACTTCAACGGCGCGGTGCTGTTCATCACCCACGACCGTGCTTTCCTGTCGAAGCTGGCGACGACGATCCTCGAGCTCGACCGTGGCCGGCTGGGACGCTATCCAGGCGACTACGCCAAATACCAGCAGCAGAAGACCCATGAACTCGAGGTGGAGGCGCGCGAGAACGCCGAGTTCGACAAGAAGCTGGCTCAGGAGGAGGCGTGGATCCGGCAGGGCATCAAGGCGCGGCGTACCCGTAATGAGGGCCGGGTTCGCGCGCTCGAGCAGCTGCGGCGCGAACGCAGCCAGCGGCGCGAGGTGCAGGGCCGCGCCAGTTTCGGCATCGACAGCGGCGAGCGCAGCGGCAAGCGCGTGGTCGAACTCGTCGGCGTGACCCACCGTTTCGGCAACGAGACGATCGTTCGCGACCTTTCGCTCGAGATCCAGCGCGGCGACCGCATCGGCCTGATCGGGCGCAACGGTGCCGGCAAGACCACGCTGCTCAAGATCCTGCTCGGCGAACTCGAGCCCAGCGAAGGTACGGTAAGGCTGGGCACCAATATCAAGGTGGCCTACTTCGACCAGCTGCGCGCGGGGCTGGAGCCGGAGAAGAGCGTCTACGACAACGTGGCCCAGGGCAGCGACAGGATCAGCGTGGGCGGCAAGGACAAGCACGTCATCAGCTATCTGCAGGACTTCCTGTTCACCCCGGAGCGGGCGCGTCAGCCGGTCAAGGCGCTCTCCGGCGGAGAATCCAACCGCCTGCTGTTGGCGCGGCTCTTCACCCAGCCGGCCAATGTGCTGGTGCTCGACGAGCCGACCAACGATCTCGACGTCGAGACCCTGGAACTGCTCGAGGAGCTGCTGCTCGATTTCGATGGCACGTTGCTGCTGGTCTCCCACGACCGTGCCTTCATGGACAACGTGGTGACCGGCGTGCTGGCCTTCGAGGGCGACGGCGTTGTGCGTGAGTACGTCGGTGGCTACAGCGACTGGGTGCGCCAGGGCGGAAAGCTGCCGCCGGCGCCGTGGGAGGGGGCGGCGCGTCAGCAGGTGGAACCTACGGCGAAGCCGATGGAGAAGGCTCCGGTCAGTGCGGCGGCCTCAGCGCCGGCAGCGAAGAAGCCCGCCAAGCTCTCCTACAAGCTACAGCGGGAACTCGACGCCCTGCCGGCAGAGATCGAGAGGCTCGAGGCCGAGGTGGCGGAGTTTGAAGCCAGGGTGGGCGACCCGGCTTTCTATCAGCAGGACGCGGGGGTGGTATCCGAGGTGCTGCAGGCCATGAGCGACAAGCAGGCCGAACTCGATGCTGCCATGGAGCGGTGGATGGAGTTGGAAGCCCTCGCCGCAGGGGAGTAA
- a CDS encoding universal stress protein, translated as MSNEYRHILVAVDLTKDSHKVLERAMQIAERNQAKLSILHTLEPLGFAYGGDIPMDLTSIQDQLDEHAKQRLAEIADPHVAKENQHVLVGMPDTEIHRFAEENGVDLIVVGSHGRHGFALLLGSTSTGVLHGAQCDVLAVRVGKKGESAE; from the coding sequence ATGAGCAACGAATACCGCCATATCCTGGTCGCCGTGGACTTGACCAAGGATTCCCACAAGGTCCTGGAACGTGCCATGCAGATCGCCGAGCGCAACCAGGCCAAGCTGTCCATCCTGCATACCCTCGAGCCGCTGGGTTTTGCCTATGGTGGCGATATCCCCATGGACCTTACCAGCATCCAGGATCAGCTGGACGAGCACGCCAAGCAGCGTCTGGCCGAGATCGCCGATCCGCACGTGGCCAAGGAGAACCAGCACGTACTGGTCGGCATGCCCGACACCGAGATCCACCGCTTTGCCGAAGAGAACGGTGTCGATCTGATCGTGGTCGGCTCCCATGGCCGGCATGGCTTCGCCCTGCTGCTTGGCTCCACCTCCACTGGCGTACTGCACGGCGCCCAGTGCGACGTCCTCGCCGTACGGGTAGGAAAAAAAGGCGAGAGCGCCGAGTAA
- a CDS encoding preprotein translocase subunit YajC — protein sequence MVWLVILVALLLMISPVMWLKPSVRQRRIVPLRNAAAKAGVKVVLEKPPLHGVETAMPGYRWTYPGDAPGPRFLLVRASEASDVLKPYVADWRWRVEPLRPLPEAARNALEAILTRLPQDALVLESGESAITLWWWESQTAERFLTYIEDFRQLRDSLAGHAEHVGGRRGFGESAPRD from the coding sequence ATGGTCTGGTTGGTCATATTGGTGGCACTGTTGCTGATGATCTCGCCAGTGATGTGGCTCAAGCCCAGTGTCAGGCAGCGTCGCATCGTGCCGCTGCGTAACGCGGCGGCCAAGGCAGGGGTGAAGGTGGTACTGGAAAAGCCCCCTCTGCACGGCGTCGAGACCGCCATGCCAGGTTACCGCTGGACGTATCCGGGCGATGCGCCGGGACCAAGATTCCTCTTGGTACGGGCTAGCGAGGCCAGCGATGTGCTCAAGCCCTACGTGGCTGACTGGCGTTGGCGGGTCGAGCCTCTGCGCCCTCTGCCCGAGGCGGCGCGAAACGCGCTTGAGGCAATCCTGACGCGTCTGCCTCAGGATGCGCTGGTCCTCGAGTCCGGCGAATCGGCGATTACCCTGTGGTGGTGGGAATCACAAACTGCCGAACGCTTTCTCACCTACATAGAGGACTTTCGCCAGCTGCGCGACTCTCTGGCCGGCCATGCCGAGCATGTCGGGGGAAGGCGAGGCTTCGGCGAAAGCGCGCCTCGCGACTAG